From one Dermacentor silvarum isolate Dsil-2018 chromosome 3, BIME_Dsil_1.4, whole genome shotgun sequence genomic stretch:
- the LOC125944339 gene encoding uncharacterized protein LOC125944339, which yields MSARPKRRRPPARRPATCVVAGTENSPSSSIAQEVDLDDTAEVSRDSISSLEETAVERECTEDISLSACELRKALQDMKKKINELHESLLSVKKKLKTTTRKTKRLEKSLATLTKNLKFLNEDQKAALETKSRKGSTWSAETIKKALQLKFTCGSAGYDLLLEQGNLLPSRRTLCRRLQHLSFKPGVLTEIIIMMKVKVAAMSDIEKDCVLFLDEMEIRKGVELDRSGDGFLGKTTLPETDQAANHVLVFMVGGLNKRWKQVIAYHFTGAFVNGEKLRDFIFHLIRLCADISLRVLCVTCGMGSSNRAMWRSLNLSSSRYSVTTCTVPNPCDNAMSLFFMPDPSHVLKNVRGHLVRKDPMQVSDEIVAKYNLPSRDVSIEYVEAVLKLDTEQLKWLPI from the coding sequence atgtcagcTCGGCCTAAGCGAAGAAGACCTCCTGCGAGGCGGCCTGCCACATGTGTAGTTGCTGGTACGGAAAACAGCCCTTCCTCAAGTATTGCTCAAGAAGTTGACCTTGACGACACCGCAGAAGTCAGTCGAGATAGTATCTCCTCTTTGGAAGAAACTGCAGTTGAGCGTGAATGCACTGAAGACATCTCGCTTTCGGCATGTGAGCTACGAAAGGCTCTGCAAGACATGAAAAAGAAAATCAATGAATTGCATGAAAGCTTGTTGTCAGTGAAAAAGAAGTTGAAGACAACTACCAGAAAGACAAAGCGGCTGGAAAAAAGCCTTGCTACGCTGACCAAAAACCTAAAGTTTTTGAACGAGGATCAGAAGGCTGCCTTGGAAACAAAAAGCCGAAAAGGCAGCACATGGAGTGCAGAAACTATAAAGAAAGCGTTGCAGCTCAAGTTTACCTGCGGCTCTGCTGGATATGACTTGCTCTTAGAACAAGGCAACCTTCTTCCGTCACGCAGAACGCTTTGCAGACGATTACAGCACCTGTCATTTAAGCCCGGTGTCTTAACTGAGATCATAATCATGATGAAAGTAAAAGTGGCTGCGATGTCTGACATCGAAAAAGATTGCGTTTTATTCCTGGACGAAATGGAGATTCGTAAGGGCGTCGAACTAGACAGAAGTGGTGATGGCTTTCTTGGCAAGACGACGCTCCCTGAAACTGACCAAGCAGCAAACCACGTACTGGTCTTTATGGTTGGTGGCCTAAACAAGCGCTGGAAGCAGGTAATCGCTTATCACTTCACGGGCGCTTTTGTGAATGGAGAGAAGTTAAGAGACTTTATTTTCCATTTAATTAGGCTTTGTGCAGATATTTCATTGCGCGTGCTTTGCGTGACATGCGGCATGGGGAGTTCCAACCGTGCAATGTGGCGAAGCCTAAACCTGTCAAGTTCCCGCTATTCTGTCACTACGTGCACTGTTCCCAATCCATGTGACAATGCTATGTCGCTGTTCTTTATGCCAGATCCTTCACACGTTCTAAAAAATGTCAGAGGGCACCTCGTACGGAAAGATCCGATGCAAGTCAGTGACGAAATAGTGGCCAAGTACAACTTACCAAGCAGAGATGTGTCGATTGAGTACGTTGAAGCAGTGCTAAAGTTAGACACGGAGCAGTTAAAATGGCTCCCAATCTAA